CGCACGGCCTGACAATGCGATACCATTGAGTTTCTGAATTGCTTGTTGAGCATCATCTTCGGACGACATCTCTACAAATGCAAACCCTTTACTCCGGCCTGTTTCCCTGTCAGTCAAAACGTTGACCGATGAAACAGATCCAATCTCTGCAAACATTGAACTAAGTTGTTCGGAATCAACCGTAAATGACAGGTTGCCGACGTATAATTTTCTTCCCATTGTGCCTCCTTAAAAAGCTAGGGGCCATTCGCAAAAGACAAAAGGGAATCT
The window above is part of the Bdellovibrio sp. ArHS genome. Proteins encoded here:
- a CDS encoding RNA-binding protein; protein product: MGRKLYVGNLSFTVDSEQLSSMFAEIGSVSSVNVLTDRETGRSKGFAFVEMSSEDDAQQAIQKLNGIALSGRAMSVAEARPQENRTMASRRSGGFSSRRSF